DNA sequence from the Ovis canadensis isolate MfBH-ARS-UI-01 breed Bighorn chromosome 2, ARS-UI_OviCan_v2, whole genome shotgun sequence genome:
TCAACATAGACCTTTTCTCCCTCcctgtgccctggagaaggaaatggcaacccactccagtattcttgtttgggaaatcccatggacagaggagcctggtgggctacagtctgtggggttgcagagttggacacaactgagcacatcccCTGCATCTCCACCAGGTGGAATTCTCAAGACTCCCAAGGAAGCAGATGCAGAGTCCCTACAGGCTGGCTGGTACCCACGAACCTCACTGCCTACCCCACTGCGGGCCCAGGACATTCTTCATCTGGTCAACCTCGCTGCCCAGTATCGCCAGCGAGCCAggcaccctctcctccttccccaagAGCTTCCCTGCAGTCTGGTCTGCCAGCGACTTGTGGCCACCTTCACCAGCTTCCAGACAGTGTGGGTGTTGGTGGGCACAGTGGGGACGCCTCACTTGCCTGTCACCGCCTGTGGCTTCGCTCCCATGGAGCAGAGGGGTGGCATCAAGATGGCCGTCCTGCGGCTGCTACAGGAGTGTCTGACCCTGCACCACTTGGCAGTAGAGACCAAGGGGTTGCTTGGACTGCAACACCTGGGCAAAGACCTAACGGATGGCATCTGCATGAACGTGCTGGTCACCGTGGCTTTTCGGAATCCGGGTCTCCAAAACGAGCCCCCAAAGGTTCGGGGTGAGAACTTCTTTTGGTGGAAGGTGGTGGAGGAAGACCTGCAAAACCAGCTTTTACAGCGGCTTCGGGACTCATCTGTCGTCCCAATCAACAGATAGGAGGTGGGCGTCAGTGGGCCGGAGCAAGGCATTCGTGCTTTGGAGGAAGTTTTTGCTTTGGAGCGGGGCAGGGGTGTGGCAGTCAGAGATCTTCTTGCATGAGGACCTGAGCAGTTCTCCTGGCTCCCAGGGGGACTGCCCTCTCTTGTCACCACGGAGCAGGTCCCTGCACAGCACCCAAAGGGACAATGCCTTCAGCTGAACAAGGAGTCCAGAGCTCGGGGACCCAGTTGCCCTGAAATTCCAATGAGGGCAGGACTCCCTAAGGGGACGTGAGGACCTTCGGGACCTGAGGTGGCATCTCCTCATTTTCTGTGCCCTTGCCAGATGCTAGGCACTTAGAACATGGAATGGGTGTGGGGGAGGTCATTCCAAGGGAGAGGGTCCCTGGCTGAGTAAATAAGTGTTActgactttgcattcccacctatATGTTTCTGTGGGTCGGACTTGAGCTGGAAGGGGGAACTGCTATCAAGAGAAGCTCCTCCCCTCATCCCATGGAAACCACacaggccttcccagacagcagGTGACCGGCTGGCAGACTCCCTTTGTCCACCACAGCTTGGCGCAGGCCTGCCGGGTGGGATGTGGGCACACACCCTCCAAGGTCTGAGCAGTGAGATGCCCAGAAGCTTCAGGTGGGCGAGGAGCTGTGAGAGCTGCCCGTCTCTTTTCTCCTGAGTTTCTCTGAGGGATCAGCGTCGCTCCGCCCCCAGGCTCattcctgcctctgccctggtACAACTCCAGCCCAAAGCCAGACCAAAACCCTCTCTTCATTCCCCTTAGCTCAGCTGAATCATggtagaaattattattttttttttaaagaactttactGAAGTTTAAGGGAAAaccaaaggaaatgaagaaatatgTACTGACTGCTATACACGCATCACTGGATGTACAGTTTTGGTTCTGAGCAGGGAAAATACTTGGCTGGGTTTCCCTCCTGAAGTAACTCCACTCTGACGCCCAAGGACCAGGACAACCTCAGAggcccctgccctgcctctcTGGCTGCCATCTTGTTTTTCTGACCTCTGGAGCTGTGCTAGGAACCCACTTGTTCCCTCTAAAGACTTCT
Encoded proteins:
- the NUDT18 gene encoding 8-oxo-dGDP phosphatase NUDT18, whose protein sequence is MASEGLRGALTAVLGGRGLLVQNYDSGPAGEPPAPVRLRKNVCYVVLAVFLNEQDEVLLVQEAKKECRGSWYLPAGRMEPGETIVEALQREVKEEAGLQCEPLTLLSVEERGPSWIRFAFLTRPTGGILKTPKEADAESLQAGWYPRTSLPTPLRAQDILHLVNLAAQYRQRARHPLLLPQELPCSLVCQRLVATFTSFQTVWVLVGTVGTPHLPVTACGFAPMEQRGGIKMAVLRLLQECLTLHHLAVETKGLLGLQHLGKDLTDGICMNVLVTVAFRNPGLQNEPPKVRGENFFWWKVVEEDLQNQLLQRLRDSSVVPINR